In the genome of Aedes aegypti strain LVP_AGWG chromosome 2, AaegL5.0 Primary Assembly, whole genome shotgun sequence, the window CTCTagccattcatgtgagtaaacggtgtattgtaataatttgtgcggatgtcctaggtcctccaagaactccattGAGTATAGGCCTTAGTATTGTATTGAAAATACACTTAAACCTTAAACTTAATAACCTCAGTCAGCAGACActagttatttctaatgtctactacatttgctggcatgaaaattcactcaaaaggcaatttatgcttcggtgtgatgcaaatgcatttttttctgtttctaagATGCTCTCGTGAGGGTTTGAACAGCTTGCGCATAATTGATTTTGTTGGGAGGACAACCCTAGTCCAATAACGGACGCAACCGAAACAACAAGCAAGGCTCTTCCACTGATAGACCCAGGTTGGAACAACTCTGATGGAGTACGATTGGAAAAAGTCGTACTACAAAGGTAAATAAATCGTGTTTATTTCACCATTCGGTAGATTCTACTCAGCTTAATATGTGGATAagtatcattttgatattaaatttcttcaaaaataaataaataaataaatgacacTTAGGCGTAATCAACACAAACTATGAACtgtaaaaatttgtttattcgTCCTATTGCGCATAAGGTCGAATGCAGCTTAAATCAGAAAAAACGCgtgttcgaccttttgtcttatATATTTAAGTTTACAAAAACCCCCCAGAATCTAACTGTGTCGTTTTCTAGGAAATaatgttttcttcttcttcttggcattaacgtccccacagagccggcttctcagcttagtgttcttatgatcacttccacagttattaactgagagctttctttgcctaagttgccattttcgcattcgtatatcgtatggcaggtacgatgatactctatgcccagggaagtcaaggaaatttccattacgaaaagatcctggaccgaccgggattcgaacccagacaccttcagcatggctttggtttgtagccgtggactctaaccactcggctaaggaaggcccctaaaaataatgttttagtGTTCCCGATTATTGAAAATCTTAGGGAAAGGAAACACTCGGCGACACTGCTCTCTTCGTACAAATTTGGTTTAATCTTCGACCgttatcctccatcgtaacTGTAAGGAGGAAAAGTGTGAGCGAAAATATATGCTCACGTTAGGAAgcgaaaaagcattctccttacgtgcgaaaaatcgtagatttcgcatcatggatacgaaaattcagaaccctgatgTGAATTAAACTTCGTTCGAGAAACTTCATGAACAGTTGTCTCAGATAATCAAAAATGTCACATTCGACCTTTTCAAATCGAACTCGAGATTCCATGCATGTGAAACAACTATCTTGAAACTTGTGTCAAGAGCTTTGACCATGGAGTGCTTTAACCCAAACTTAAAGGAGTATTTTTCTAATTTGAGATATAGTTCGAATTTACTTAAAAATGCACTCGTTAATCGTCGTATTTGTCAAAGCAAATTAAACATTTTATAGGAATGGCTGAGCAATAACAGCACTCCACATCGATTTTCTAGATTGGAATAAGAAATTACATGAgcatagaccaatccagttgcctgcgtagtagtgcaatgttgacaaaattttcttagtttgctgtgagaactgtcacaactttgcttttgtttgctgtgagaatccaaatataaacagaattgctgcaaaacaaccacttccttgttggcctgctgttgaccgaaagctcaataacgtcaaacaaacattgatacgttttcattctgaggaaatcgacttgtgtaagattgattgtgcgttggtgttcgtggtAGTTTGCTTGGGGAGCTCTATACGTCTAGTACCTACGGACCACCACCAGCATAATTCTACTCATTTTATATATCTACGATTAATAGTCTACTTACGGCTGTCATTGCATATAACTTACCAAGATATCCCGGGAACCCGGCGAACGCCCAGCACTGTCCGGGCTGCATGGTCGGCGAAATCACCGTCCGCGGCGTGTTGGTCGGGTACCACAGCGGTATCCCGAAAATGGACATCTGCGCCGAGTGCGTCTGATAGTTCTCCGTACACCTGGTCGACAGAATTTGTCCACCAGCGGACTCCAGGGCATAATCAACCAGCCCCGTTTTGTCCGCATCGTAGATGCGCAATGCATCCCGCACGATCCTTCGAACGTCATCTTCGTTGAGACCACCTCCACCGCTCTGCGATGAGGTTTTTCTTGCCGTGGCATCAACATTGGATTCACGAGACTGTATTGTCACCAGCACTTCCTTCTGGATCTTTTCGCTGACGTCCCTCATCAGCGTTGCAGCAGATCGTTCCATTTCCTGTTGTATTAAGGCACTGACACCCTCCTGGTACTCCTTCAACCGGCTTTCCAAGTAATCCTTGGCCACGAAAAGGTTACTAATCCAGGCCTTGAGATCCGCATCGGAGAAATCTTCCTTCACGTTCATACCCAAAATGGTAACAATGTTCTTCTTGATGATCTTATTCAACCCAGCGAACTGCTCCTGCTTGACCGCTGCCAACCGAGCGTCGATATCCGACATCAGTTGGACGTACTTTTCGTCGTTTTCTATCCGATAGCTGTTGACCTGCTCCGCCAACCGACTCTGATCCTGCTTCAACAGGTTGATGTTGTCCTCAATCATCAAACTGCTGGTGGCCAACTTCTCGGTGAAGTGCATCTTGATCTCGTTGATTTCATTCTTCAAATTCTCAACCAGCGCTGCTTGCGAttcctgctgctgctgttgaggTGCTTTCATCTGAAGCAGCACTCTTGCGTCGATTAGGCCCACAAGCTGACTAGAGGAAAGTATTTTCTTCAGGATGTCCTCCAGCTGTTGATCGCTTATTACAAAATTGTTATTCGTAATACTGATTTGCTGCTTCACCAGCTTTTGAATCTCTAGTAGATTCTCTTGGGAAATTCCCAACGCCTCGGCTTTCTTACCTCCTTCCTCCATCTTCGGATTGAACACATTTGGATAGCTGGCCAGCAGCTCTAGTCGTACCTTCTCGGCCACAGCGTCGACGTCGGCCTGACTCAGTCTATAGTTGTACGCCTGGAGATTCTCCCGCACTACGCTGGCCACATGGACTGTCACTTCCGGACTTATCACCTGCTTTGCCCTCGCTTCTTCCTGTTCTTTCTTCAGATACTTTTCCGTTAACAGTCCTTCGATGTACGCATCGATATGTCGCATCAAATCGTCGTATTCCTGTTTGCTCAGCGTCTTTTGCAATCCGCTTTTCAGGTGTTCGTAGTCCGACCCTCCATTTCCACTGCCGCCGAAGCTCAAACTAAACGATGGCAACAGGGACCGCCAGGAGAAGGACGTTTCCCGGAAGTCTAGCTTTTGAAAGAGACTGGTTTTGATGCTGTCCAGGTCTTGGCCGTCCATCGATGGCAGCATGTGCGAGAGCGAGGCAAGAGCTATAGTGGCACGTTTCGATGCCGGCAGAACGATGGTTTGGTCCTCATCCGCTAGGAGGATAGCTGGCAAAAGAGAAGAATTGGAATAAATATGTGAGGAATTTATGAGAAAAGTTAGTGTGGGGGTGTGGACCACTTCTCAATTTCTTCAAGTCTTGCATTACATTTTACATAAAGTAGGAATTCTCTTTTAAAATTGCAGCTAAAATATTTAGTGGAATGAATGAATTAATTGATGAAtggaaagttttccctaaaattgcaatatctcATCTTTCAAAACATTCCTCTTACCTTATGCCGAATGACTGTTATCACATGTGTCCTTTATGTGCGATAT includes:
- the LOC5569218 gene encoding uncharacterized protein LOC5569218 codes for the protein MESEAKEGPPEVRATRSRSRTPLNLRVSVERDLNGGEAPKPEKVQKPPNVTTIQEELNSSQKSTSASGGSRSVRKTRTVTSDYSSDGVSPERPATTKEVSSNPAKDKSVTVTKTTVTTVTTSASSSSRTSPSKKEIRQSEISRTLEDSQKAVLRTSTPKATSKVSKKITLTPEELQKHVAYKEYKEAGEYWNKFPKTDYTYSELSPFRRELAPGMIAMPNMSRPGLTKHAERISVMIERNPTQESYIRQRYAASKYSSSGVAGGSFARADPYDSGEETLDLSQLSRASQSYRSKRSASHVQVDEHRSFVSRFFLSIVNLFYSATHSVSRVFNQSEHNLYYTRIEDERGFFAKIYSFFNMLVTSIFKKVYLLISSVLFMDTWLLQSASGDVPQRRRKFLRFLLILLPFLVCGAILLADEDQTIVLPASKRATIALASLSHMLPSMDGQDLDSIKTSLFQKLDFRETSFSWRSLLPSFSLSFGGSGNGGSDYEHLKSGLQKTLSKQEYDDLMRHIDAYIEGLLTEKYLKKEQEEARAKQVISPEVTVHVASVVRENLQAYNYRLSQADVDAVAEKVRLELLASYPNVFNPKMEEGGKKAEALGISQENLLEIQKLVKQQISITNNNFVISDQQLEDILKKILSSSQLVGLIDARVLLQMKAPQQQQQESQAALVENLKNEINEIKMHFTEKLATSSLMIEDNINLLKQDQSRLAEQVNSYRIENDEKYVQLMSDIDARLAAVKQEQFAGLNKIIKKNIVTILGMNVKEDFSDADLKAWISNLFVAKDYLESRLKEYQEGVSALIQQEMERSAATLMRDVSEKIQKEVLVTIQSRESNVDATARKTSSQSGGGGLNEDDVRRIVRDALRIYDADKTGLVDYALESAGGQILSTRCTENYQTHSAQMSIFGIPLWYPTNTPRTVISPTMQPGQCWAFAGFPGYLVIQLNSDIVVTGFSLEHISKLLAPNGQIDSAPKNFSVWGLATENDQEPIQLGNYQYLDNGAALQYFPVDDPTRPELVGRTFRIVELRIETNHGNARYTCLYRFRVHGERA